The following proteins come from a genomic window of Polyangiaceae bacterium:
- the xerC gene encoding site-specific tyrosine recombinase XerC — protein sequence MPPKQGKKKKAPRVIGDPHDPEGFGVWVRRYLEWLAVRNYSPRTVGNAESSLRLFVEWCGARSLVRPVELTKPILERYQRHLYHLRRPDGRPQLSFRSQHVRLSAVRGFFRWLVKQNVLSANPASELELPRLPARLPRDVLTVAEVERVMAQPDTRTAVGVRDRAIVEVLYSTGIRRSEVVALRLSDVDGERGTLMVREGKGQKDRMVPVGERALSWVSRYLRDVRPELVMPPDSGALFLTTLGEALTPDWLTQTVRRYVKEAELGKSGACHIFRHTMATLMLEGGADVRYIQEMLGHVHLDSTQVYTRVSIRKLKAIHDATHPGAKLERLAKTTGRREQGASAPAGPAETPTPPEPSSRLAAGHGDEHDE from the coding sequence ATGCCTCCGAAGCAGGGCAAGAAGAAGAAGGCGCCGCGGGTGATCGGCGATCCGCACGATCCGGAGGGCTTCGGTGTGTGGGTGCGTCGGTACCTGGAGTGGCTGGCGGTGCGGAACTACTCGCCGCGGACGGTGGGCAACGCGGAGTCGAGCCTGAGGCTCTTCGTGGAGTGGTGCGGAGCGCGGAGCCTGGTGAGGCCGGTGGAGCTGACGAAACCGATTCTGGAGCGCTACCAGCGGCACCTGTACCACCTCCGGCGCCCCGACGGCCGGCCGCAGCTGTCGTTTCGGTCGCAGCACGTGCGGCTGAGCGCGGTGCGGGGCTTCTTCCGGTGGCTGGTGAAACAGAACGTCCTATCCGCGAACCCCGCGAGCGAGCTCGAGCTGCCGCGGCTTCCGGCCCGGTTGCCGCGAGACGTGCTGACGGTGGCGGAGGTGGAGCGGGTGATGGCGCAGCCGGACACGCGGACGGCGGTGGGCGTGCGGGACCGGGCCATCGTCGAGGTCTTGTACTCGACGGGGATCCGGCGGAGCGAGGTGGTGGCTCTGAGGCTGAGCGACGTGGACGGAGAGCGCGGCACGCTGATGGTGCGCGAGGGCAAGGGACAGAAGGACCGGATGGTGCCTGTAGGGGAGCGCGCGCTCTCGTGGGTGAGTCGCTACCTGCGCGACGTGCGACCGGAGCTGGTGATGCCACCGGACTCTGGAGCGCTGTTTCTGACGACGCTGGGCGAGGCGCTCACGCCGGACTGGCTGACGCAGACGGTGCGGCGTTACGTGAAGGAAGCCGAGCTCGGCAAGAGCGGCGCCTGCCACATCTTCCGGCACACGATGGCGACGCTGATGCTCGAGGGCGGAGCGGACGTGCGCTACATCCAGGAGATGCTGGGGCACGTGCACCTGGACTCGACGCAGGTGTACACGCGCGTGAGCATCCGGAAGCTGAAGGCGATCCACGACGCGACGCACCCCGGAGCGAAGCTCGAGCGGCTGGCGAAGACGACGGGGCGACGCGAGCAAGGAGCTTCCGCACCGGCCGGGCCGGCCGAAACGCCCACGCCACCGGAACCCTCCTCGCGCTTGGCGGCGGGTCACGGCGACGAGCACGACGAGTGA